ATAAGAACCATACTCGTAGTTTCTAACCCTGAAATTAGAAGTTGTAGCACTGCTGTTGGTTACAAAATTGCTCAGGCCAAAGTTTGGCATTTGTGTGTCGTGTACCGCTGTTTCTGCGACAATCTGACGTACTTGAGCATCAGTGAGATTGTGGTTAGCACTGAGCATGAGAGCAACTACACCAGCAACGTGAGGAGCCGCCATAGACGTGCCATTATAGGAAGCATATTTATTACCCGGAATTGTAGAGTATACATTAACTCCTGGGGCTGTCACGTAAGTAAGTGAATTTATTCCCGCTTTGTTGGAGAAGTTAGCCATCTGATTATTTTTATCAACTGCTCCAACTGCAATTCCTGATTTATCTGCATAATGGGCTGGATAGTTGGGTTGCAAGCCACTATCATTACCAGCGGCCATAACGACAATCACTCCTTTGCTGCTAGCATATTCAACAGCTTTCTCTAAAGTACTGTCAGAAGAACCACCACCAAGACTAAGGTTAATCACGTTAGCTCCATGATCTGCAGCATAGTGAATGCCATTAGAAATCGAAGTATAGGAGCCTGAACCATCATCACCAAGGACTTTGACTGGCATAATTTTGGCATCGTAGGCAATACCAGTTACGCCAAAGTCATTATTTTCTCCAGCAATAGTTCCAGAGACATGGGTTCCATGACCGAATTTATCTGAAACATCGTTGTTGTTATCAACAAAGTTCCAGCCGTGAACGTCATCAACCAAACCATCGCCATCATCATCTATGCTATTGCCAGCAATTTCCTTTGGATTTGTCCAGATATTATCCTTTAAATCATCGTGGTTGAAGTCAACCCCAGTATCTAGAACAGCAACGACTACACCTTGACCAGTGTATCCTTGTGCCCAGGCTTCTGGAGCCTTCACAAGGTCGGCTCCCCAATTATTACCACCTAGGTTAGGAACATCAGCAAAGGTACTTTGACCAGCTGCTTTACCCACTGCTGCGGCTGCATCTATCAAGCCATAGCCAGAGTTGAAACTGTACCCATTGTCATTGAACAATTGTTCTTGAGCATTAGATTCTAGCCCATTCATCGCTGAGTTAAAGCTACTATGACCGTTAAGGTTGATGTTGTAATTGTTGTTATAATCAAAGGTATCTACTGAGGATAGAGAAGTAATATTTTGCCCTTGCTCAAAAAGAGAACTGTTACTACCAAGACGACTAAACATCAGTATTGATTTCCTCAAGTAAATATCTAGTTTTTGACAACAGAATTTACAAAAACCTTCTCGTTTGTCAGGGTTTTGTATCACAAATATTTTGTCTTAAATAATAATTACTATTTCAGAAAAAGAAAAACAGATACTTATTTTACAAATCATTTTAATAAAAATGAAAACGCATAGTTCATAGAGTTATTCTATTTTCTTGTGAGGTTTTTTTGACAAACAGCAAAAAAATCTAGACGCCCGAAAGACATCGCGTAATTTTTGGATAGAAAAGATATAAACAGAGGTTTTAAAAAATGATTTATAATCACTATTTTTTTGAAAAAAGTTGTATAATTTAGTATTATAAATAAATCAACAGTGAACAGGGAAGAAGTCAGGAGGAGGCACTGCCTTGGGCGGCTCTGCCGACTTAAAGCAACTGCCGTTTATAAGTCAGAAGTCGCAATTCTTTATTTCTTCCTTCTGAATCAAAAATTGCAGAATTGCTGAATTCTTCTTCAAACGGATAACTGTTAAAATAAATTTCCCCGCGTTCCTAAATCAGGGTTAGTAAGTGATGTTTTTAAAATTACGAAATCAGCGACAAAAAAACCCAGACTTGTACTTAAAGACACGCTTGGCGTTTGTCCCTGCTGTTTCTTCTGCATCTTGGATGGTGGCTGGCTTCCCCTTGCTGAAACTCTTTTTGGGGAAGGGAGAGACGGTGCTAGCAATCAATGTTCGCTATGCTTTAACTGTGGTTCCTGGTTTATTTTACTTCCAGTAGTTCTAGCTTAAATAGAGCATTTTATTTTCTCTTACCAGATTCTTTTAATCCTTTGGTGTATGTGTCTTTACCTGCAACGACTTACCTTGTCCCTCAGCTTTCCAGTCGCAGGGAAATCATTCGCCTACCTGTGCTGGAGTTGCGAAATGATGCACGCCAAATCGTAAAAGTTGATTATGCGATCGCCGATCTGTGGTAGTTAAAACAGTATCAACCAGCATTTAAGGAAGAGCGTAATCTTTTACGGGAACTCGTACAACTGTTTGACCAGCAGACGAAGACTCCGGAATACGGAGTCATTGGTTTTCGGGATGGTGTTATTTTACTTCAAAAAGCTGCAACCCCCAACCCACAAGCCACAGCAGCTTGGTTAGCTTTTCGCCAACAGCTTGAGAGAGAATTAATACAAAACAGGGCAACATAATAAAGAGGAAAAATTAGGAACTAGGAGGGAACAAACAATTCTCCATTTTGACTTTTTCTCTAAAAGTCTCTCCACCACTACTTTTTTCTTCAGATTGTTAAGAAAAATCAAAAAAATTCCATTTTGGGACTTGTTATAGTATCAAGGCTTGTATCTTGAGATAAATGTAGAAGATTATAGATTTGTAAAGAGTTGGGCATAGAACTATATGAAGATATTGGTGTTAAGTTGGGAGTTTCCACCGCGAATAGTTGGGGGAATTGCTCGTCATGTGGCAGAGTTATACCCGGAACTGGTCAAGCTAGGACATGAAATCCACTTGATTACACCAGAGTTCGGTCATGCACCGATGTATGAGGTAGTAGAGGGATTACGGGTTCATCGCGTGCCTGTGGCTGCTGGTAATGACTTTTTTCACTGGGTTGTTAATCTCAACCAAAGCATTGGGCATCACGGCGGTAAGTTGATGCTGGAGGAAGGACCGTTCGATATCATTCACGCACATGATTGGCTTGTTGGGGATGCGGCGATCGCCCTCAAGCACAGCTTTCAAATCCCCCTGATTGCCACTATTCACGCAACTGAATACGGACGCTACAACGGTGTTCA
This portion of the Brasilonema sennae CENA114 genome encodes:
- a CDS encoding S8 family serine peptidase, giving the protein MFSRLGSNSSLFEQGQNITSLSSVDTFDYNNNYNINLNGHSSFNSAMNGLESNAQEQLFNDNGYSFNSGYGLIDAAAAVGKAAGQSTFADVPNLGGNNWGADLVKAPEAWAQGYTGQGVVVAVLDTGVDFNHDDLKDNIWTNPKEIAGNSIDDDGDGLVDDVHGWNFVDNNNDVSDKFGHGTHVSGTIAGENNDFGVTGIAYDAKIMPVKVLGDDGSGSYTSISNGIHYAADHGANVINLSLGGGSSDSTLEKAVEYASSKGVIVVMAAGNDSGLQPNYPAHYADKSGIAVGAVDKNNQMANFSNKAGINSLTYVTAPGVNVYSTIPGNKYASYNGTSMAAPHVAGVVALMLSANHNLTDAQVRQIVAETAVHDTQMPNFGLSNFVTNSSATTSNFRVRNYEYGSYGSQNQLDDSNTVEFSGLSVSCTANSEFSSYQTLLNNLNYSITDSDDSTVSENILKQRKEMLEENLQMVT